The sequence CTTGAGTTAGTAACTAAATTAGTTTTCCTTCGTAAAGAGTATATAGCTTCTCAAGCTGCGGCAAGTGCTTGTCATTAGATAGCAATTCGATATCATTAATCTTAGCCGTAGCAAAATGAAATATATCAAACTGACGTTTATCAATATTTTTATTGACATTATTTTCGTTGGCAATAAATTTATCTAATCGGTATAAATCAGTAGCCAAATCTGCGACGTCTTGACTGATATCTAAAGTAGTTAAGCTATTCATCACATTGATGTATTTTCCAATCTCACTATCTTGTTTCTTCCACAAAAAGTATCTAAGAAACTCATAACGAATAAGCGGAGTTATCACTATTTCTACATTGTTTAGCGCTATTTCACTATGTAATTCTTTCAAATTCTGTAAAAGTTGAGTATCATTTTCATCACTTTTACCTTCAAGCAAACTAATCAGATAATTTGTGTCTAGAAGCTTCTCTTTCTCTTTCATAATTGCCTTGCCTCTAACTGCTTAATTTTTTCATCTAATAAACTTAGTAATGCTTGTTTCGCTTCTGTTTGCTGTGGCGCATTATCTCGCGCTAACTTAAGACGATTGATATCAATATCAAAAGCATCCTTCAATAAGTCTACAAACGCTGCATTATTCGGATATTCTATTAGCTCTGTTTTTACTACCCCATCTCCTTTATCGCGATATAGCTCATAGGCTTCACCATGTTGTAATTGGCTAAGTACGATAGCGGAGTGAGTAGTGATATAAAAGGTAGTATTCGGGAATAGACGTTTCAAGGTAGGAATAATAGTCGCTTGCCATTTGGTATGAAGATGGCTTTCTATTTCATCAATGAAGACCACTCCTTTGACATAGGCAATATTCGTTTCGTTAGTAAAATAACTGTAGCCCGAAATAATGGATTGCATGATTTTCAGTATTGACGCAAAGCCGCTTGATAGTTCTGATAACTCAGTTTTCTTACCAGTAACTTTAATAAATACACGGTTATTTCCTGATATTTCAAGAAACTTACTATCAATTCGTTCATCCAATTTGTTAAGTAAATTTAGCAGTGTGGTGATTTCAACTTCGCGATTATCTTCGGCGGTTTGGTAAGGGTTAGCAGATTGAGCACGCTGAATTATCCATTGGTTTAATAGTTCACCCATTCCTAAACTATGCATTTTTTTATTATTCAAAGTCGAAAAACTTTCATCAATATATTTTTTTAAACGTGTATCCCGAGTACCAATGTTCTGATTTACATCTATTTCTTCATAATCAATGGTTCCACGATTCAAAGCACCAATCATGACTACAGCTGAATTATGACTTTCGAAGCCCTTTAAGCTTTTATCAGAGATATCATTAAATGTACGTCCATCAGAAATTATATTGTTAAATGCAAATAGTTCGTCACTCATAATACTGGCATAAAGGAGTCCGTTGGTAATGAAGCATAGAGTAAACAAAGCCTCCAAACACTTTGTCTTGCCGATACCGTTTTCACCAATCAGGCAGTAGACTCTTTGGTCAGGTTGAAAGCTGAGATGTACATCGCCTACGCCCACAAGCTGTTTGATTTGAATGTCATTGCCTAACATGGATTCACCTAATTTTTATTAAACTATTAATTTCATAGTGGAACAGCCAATTTAAAAATACAAGTCAACCATCCTAAACACTCGCTCCAACTGCACGTGCTACCGCAATCCCTTCATCAATCGTCAAAAACTTCCGCTGACTTGGGCTGTCTTTATAAATGACGTCGCCATCTTGAAATATCAGACACTCATTAACGGCTAACTGTTGCCATTTTTCATTTTCAGTCAATGGCACGGTCACTAGTATCGTCACTTTGTCGGTATCTGTCGTCACATCACCAAAGTTAATGGCTAAATCATCATCTGCTAATTTCGCTTCACCAAATGGTGCTTGACGCGTGAGATAAAACAATAAGCTCCCCGCATAAGCCAATTGCCAACTGCCATTCGATATCAAGCAATTAAACAAGCCATTGGCGGATAAATAACGACATTGGGTGGTCAAAAAGTTAAACAGCGTTTGGTCATCAGGGCGAGTTTTAAAGCTACTTTTTAAACGATTAACAAGGTAGCAAAACGCCATTTCAGAATCAGTTGAACCAACTGGCTGGCAATGTGAGGCGTTGCCGTTGTCTTGCAAGCGCTGACAGCGTTTGATAAATTCGCTATTCATCTGACCGTTATGCGCAAATACCCACTGCTCGCCCCAGACTTCACGGACAAAGGGATGGGTGTTCGCCAAACAATTCTGCCCTTGGGTGGCTTTACGAATATGAGCGATTACATTCATGGCTTTGATTGGATAGTTATTAACCAAATCAGCCACGGGCGATAAATGGCTTGGGCGATTGTCATGGAATAAGCGTAGACCAGTTGAAGCATTCTCTGGTTTGTCACTATTAGTGCATTCACTACGCTCAAAAAATGCAATACCAAAGCCATCCTCATGACTGTCGGTCATACCGCCACGACGACGAAACCCTGCAAAGCTAAAACCAATATCCGTTGGGGTATTACAGTTCATTCCTAGGAGTTGACACATTTATACTTCACCACCGTTATTGTCGTCTTGTGCAGAATTTAAAGTAGGGTTAATTTTGGCGGCTGACGTTTCATCAAACACCTCATAAGGCGTTGCCCCATCGGTGTCAATATTTGCCAAAATGCGCTTGGCGTGCGCCAAATCAGTATCCTGTACCCACAGCACAATCCCAGAGTTCATACCGGGCATCGCACTCAGCGGTTGCAGAGACACCGTAATACCATTGTTACGCAGCAGATTGGCATGTAACTCACCTTGCATATTGGTGTCGTAACGTGCCAGCTTGTGCCAGTTATCAACTTGATCGGTCATGATAAATTCCTTTTAAATATTTATAAATATAACTCGTTGCTATTATTCTATTAGCAACCGAAACCTTGTGACCAATTAATTTGATTTAACGGATAAGCA is a genomic window of Psychrobacter cibarius containing:
- a CDS encoding type II toxin-antitoxin system VapC family toxin, translated to MKEKEKLLDTNYLISLLEGKSDENDTQLLQNLKELHSEIALNNVEIVITPLIRYEFLRYFLWKKQDSEIGKYINVMNSLTTLDISQDVADLATDLYRLDKFIANENNVNKNIDKRQFDIFHFATAKINDIELLSNDKHLPQLEKLYTLYEGKLI
- a CDS encoding AAA family ATPase, whose product is MLGNDIQIKQLVGVGDVHLSFQPDQRVYCLIGENGIGKTKCLEALFTLCFITNGLLYASIMSDELFAFNNIISDGRTFNDISDKSLKGFESHNSAVVMIGALNRGTIDYEEIDVNQNIGTRDTRLKKYIDESFSTLNNKKMHSLGMGELLNQWIIQRAQSANPYQTAEDNREVEITTLLNLLNKLDERIDSKFLEISGNNRVFIKVTGKKTELSELSSGFASILKIMQSIISGYSYFTNETNIAYVKGVVFIDEIESHLHTKWQATIIPTLKRLFPNTTFYITTHSAIVLSQLQHGEAYELYRDKGDGVVKTELIEYPNNAAFVDLLKDAFDIDINRLKLARDNAPQQTEAKQALLSLLDEKIKQLEARQL
- a CDS encoding class II glutamine amidotransferase, whose product is MCQLLGMNCNTPTDIGFSFAGFRRRGGMTDSHEDGFGIAFFERSECTNSDKPENASTGLRLFHDNRPSHLSPVADLVNNYPIKAMNVIAHIRKATQGQNCLANTHPFVREVWGEQWVFAHNGQMNSEFIKRCQRLQDNGNASHCQPVGSTDSEMAFCYLVNRLKSSFKTRPDDQTLFNFLTTQCRYLSANGLFNCLISNGSWQLAYAGSLLFYLTRQAPFGEAKLADDDLAINFGDVTTDTDKVTILVTVPLTENEKWQQLAVNECLIFQDGDVIYKDSPSQRKFLTIDEGIAVARAVGASV
- a CDS encoding DUF2007 domain-containing protein; the encoded protein is MTDQVDNWHKLARYDTNMQGELHANLLRNNGITVSLQPLSAMPGMNSGIVLWVQDTDLAHAKRILANIDTDGATPYEVFDETSAAKINPTLNSAQDDNNGGEV